AAGGTCACGGGCGCGAGTCGGTTCCAGACAGCTTCCCACTCGCGCCCGCGACTGGCTACAGCCCGCCAACCTCCAGCGCGCCCCCCAGCCCGGGGAAGGGCTTGGTGAGCAGGGCCTGGAAGACGATGTCCTCCAGGCGAATTTGCGCCGGAAGCTGCGGCAGCGTGAGGCCGGAGCGGACCACGGTGTTGCTGACGATGACCCAGACACGCCGGCGGCCGATGGCGCTCTTGAGCGCCGGAGCGTCGATGCGCACGGGCGTGCGGGAGTTGGGCTGGAAGTCCCGCTGCGGGAGGATTTCCGCCGCCGTGTCGTAATAGGCCGGCCGGTTGAAATCCGTGTACAGCCGCGGGTTGTCCGGCGTGGCGCTGCCGGTCAGCGACAGGCGCGCGGCCGTGCGCAGGGTGAGCGTGGGGGACGGGTTGACCACGACGAGGCTGGCGGCGACCTCGTTGACGACGATGTCCAGGTTCTGAGTGTTGACGGACTCCTCCGGCAGGTCGAGCGCCACCTCCGCGTAGACGGGCTCCAGCAGCGAGGTGACGGGCACCACCTGGTCGAAGGGCTCCGTCTGGATGGCGATCTCCGCCGAGCACGCGGACAACAGCAGCACGCAGGGGAGCAGCAGCAGGGCGCGCATCATCGGAAGCTCCAGGACAGGTCGACGACGGGAGGACGGGCAGGCTTTCACCGGGAAGCGCCGGGTCGCTCATGTCCACGTAGGTGGCGCCCAGCCCCAGGCCGAAGTGCTCACCGCCGTAGCGGATGCCCGCGGCGGCGCGCAGGGTGGAGCCGCCCTTCACGCGCACGCCCGCTTCACCCACCACGGACCAGTGCCCGGAGAAGTTGAAGGCCACCGCGCCGGTGAAGGAGAGGTAGTCCGACGTGTAGATGCCGTAGCGCGCCTCGCCCTGCACCAGGAGCGGGCCCAGCGCCATGCCGTAGACGGCGTAGAACGACGGGCCGGACAGCTCCGGCTCGAAGCGCTGGAGCGCGGGCGTGTCCGCCTCCGACGTCACGATGCCCGAGTAGACGGAGGCGCCCACGAAGCGCGTGTAGCGCGCGCCCAGCACGAAGCGGTGGGATCCCGAGGCCATGGCCCAGCGCACGCCCAGGTTGGGCGCCAGCAAGGCGTTGGCATACAGGGACGTGTCCACCGCGAAGCCCGCGAACAGCGGGATGGCCGTGCGCTGGAGCCCCAGGACGGGCGCGTCGATGACCTCCGCCGCGTCCGTGGTCAGCAGGCGCGCGGTGTTGGTGCGGACGCCGCCAGCATCATCTTCGGCGGCGGCGAGTGAGGGAGACAGCAGGGCGGCGAGCGCCCAGGCTGCGAAGGGATGAGGTTTCAAGCCACGCGCCCCAGGAAGGAGGAGTGGGCCCCACGTTACGGCGAATCCGCCGCGCGCCGAATGCCTGCTCGCTTCCGCGCCCACGAACTGTCGGGTGGCACGCCCGAGCAGTCACGGGCGACCTCCCCGTGGGCGTGTGGTCTCGCGCGGTCCGTGTGGAAGCGGCGCGCGAGGCAGGACAGGCGGTGTTCTCGTTTGCAGCCCACTGGATGCGGCACATACCTTCCAGGCCCGTGGAAGGACCTCCAGCGCCAGGGGACGTGTCGAACCGGCATCCGCGCGAGCGGGTGTTGGCGCTCTTGCGCTTGTACGGCTGGAACGCCACGTCGTTCCAGGTGCTCCAGCCCATCTACCATTACTGGTTCGACCCGGCGGGGGACGCGTGCGTGGCGTACGTGGACACCGGCGGCGCCTGGGTGGCCGCCGGGGCGCCCATCGCTTCGCAGGAGCGGCTGGCCGCGGTGGCGGAGGGCTTCCATGCGGCGGCGCGGGCGGCGGGCCGGCGCGTGTGCTTCTTCGCCACGGAGGCGCGCTTCCATGAGCACGTGCCCATGGCGTCGCTGTCCATTGGCGAGCAGCCCGTCTGGGACCCGGCGAACTGGGACGCCGTCGTGCGTGGCAGCCGCAGCCTGCGGGAGCAGCTTCGCCGCGCACGGGCTCGCGGCGTGACGGTGCGCGAGGTCCCCGCCGCGGAGCTGGAGAACCCGCGCAACCCCGTGTCCTGGGCGGTGGCGCAGTTGAAGCGGCGCTGGCTGCTTTTCCGGCGCATGGCCCCCATGGGGTTCCTGGTCAAGCTCCACCCCGACGACTTCGCGCGCGAACGCCATGCCTTCCTGGCGGAGGTGGGCGGCAAGGTGGTGGGCTTCCTCTCGGTGGTGCCCGTGTACGCGCGGGATGGCTGGTTCCTCCAGGACCTGCTCCGGACCGCGGACGCGCCCAACGGCACCTCGGAGTCCCTGGTGGACGCGGCCATGCGGGCCG
This genomic window from Myxococcus hansupus contains:
- a CDS encoding DUF2156 domain-containing protein, with product MSNRHPRERVLALLRLYGWNATSFQVLQPIYHYWFDPAGDACVAYVDTGGAWVAAGAPIASQERLAAVAEGFHAAARAAGRRVCFFATEARFHEHVPMASLSIGEQPVWDPANWDAVVRGSRSLREQLRRARARGVTVREVPAAELENPRNPVSWAVAQLKRRWLLFRRMAPMGFLVKLHPDDFARERHAFLAEVGGKVVGFLSVVPVYARDGWFLQDLLRTADAPNGTSESLVDAAMRAAADRGRRYVTLGLAPLSGPVRPWLRLARTCGRPLFDFEGLRAFKAKFRPDAWVPLLLSYPTPRGGLLAVYDALRAFAQGSLLRFGVATLLRRPRLLVHALAVLLVPWTVLLALPATARWFPSVQVQWAWVLFDVGLTVGLFSLVRRWRDSLATALGVLTAADACLTFAQAVTYNVPLAQGLLDGAIITLAVLAPAAASGLLFASRDLSLPGR